In one Streptosporangiales bacterium genomic region, the following are encoded:
- a CDS encoding DNA primase has protein sequence MNHPLLDAALAAAARGWHVFPLVPNSKRPAVDAWEHRATIDTDRIRAAWTARAWGIGIACGPSGLLVIDLDQPKPGQTPPAQWARPGITTGHDVLADRCATAGQAWPPATYTVQTASRGTHLYYQQPAGRQLRNTSGERGGIGWLVDTRGHGGYVVAAGTSIDGRPYTTTCDHPVAELPAWLTDKLAALATQSAPVAKPARLRTGHLSVYLAAAIRNEVAHVRAAAEGGRNHALFVAARNLGYLVAGGALDETTVRDALRFAAADHIAADAYTHREAERTITSGLKAGAKRPRRIDGEAA, from the coding sequence TTCCCGCTGGTACCGAATTCCAAGCGTCCCGCCGTTGACGCGTGGGAACACCGCGCCACCATCGATACGGACCGGATCCGCGCGGCCTGGACCGCCAGGGCGTGGGGAATCGGGATCGCTTGCGGCCCCTCCGGTCTGCTGGTCATCGACCTCGACCAGCCCAAGCCCGGGCAGACACCGCCGGCACAGTGGGCCAGGCCAGGCATCACCACCGGTCACGACGTGCTCGCCGATCGCTGCGCGACCGCCGGGCAGGCATGGCCGCCAGCCACCTACACCGTCCAGACCGCCTCCAGGGGCACCCACCTCTACTACCAACAACCCGCAGGCCGGCAGCTACGCAACACCAGCGGGGAACGCGGCGGGATCGGCTGGCTCGTCGACACCCGCGGCCACGGTGGTTACGTCGTCGCCGCCGGCACCAGCATCGATGGCCGCCCCTACACCACCACCTGCGACCACCCAGTCGCCGAACTGCCGGCCTGGCTGACCGACAAACTCGCCGCCCTCGCCACCCAATCCGCACCGGTTGCGAAGCCGGCGCGACTGCGCACTGGGCACCTGTCCGTCTACCTCGCCGCCGCGATCCGCAACGAGGTCGCACACGTCCGCGCCGCAGCCGAAGGCGGCCGCAACCACGCCCTATTCGTCGCCGCCCGCAACCTTGGTTACCTCGTCGCCGGTGGCGCGCTCGACGAAACCACCGTCCGCGACGCGCTCCGCTTCGCGGCCGCCGACCACATCGCCGCCGACGCCTACACCCACCGCGAAGCCGAACGCACCATCACCTCCGGACTCAAAGCCGGCGCCAAACGCCCCCGACGCATCGATGGAGAAGCGGCGTAA
- a CDS encoding AAA family ATPase: MLTPEPADSIRMLHPERGHRRQPKIVRMSDVQRESIRWIWNGYLARGKLHTLEGDPGIGKSTVLIDWAARITTGKPWPDGQPGCEPGNVVIMSAEDGVADSLRGRCDAAGADLARIVTMPGMTDTDPVTGEETEDLPVLPDDIDHIRETLLAEQATLLVIDPLMNHLASTINSNNDQQVRRALTPLVRAAEATGTAVIIVRHHNKGDSDKAMYRGGGSIGIIGLARLGYTVARHPDDPANPHRAVVAGIKANIAPMPASLAYHLVGDQTHECARIEWEGPVDYTANDLLRAPTTPASRDKTTQWLLDYLDDHDGHAPFEEILDAAKTAGISERALRRARDRGKVTSGRSGFPARAVWYAPGVTDTTTDDDPSSATHLTLAEQAELNPQNTQFGHPPDP, encoded by the coding sequence ATGCTCACACCCGAGCCCGCCGACAGCATCCGCATGCTGCACCCCGAGCGAGGCCATCGACGCCAGCCGAAGATCGTGCGGATGTCCGACGTGCAGCGCGAGTCGATCCGCTGGATCTGGAACGGCTACCTCGCCCGCGGGAAGCTCCACACCCTCGAGGGCGACCCCGGCATCGGCAAGTCCACCGTGCTCATCGACTGGGCCGCCCGCATCACCACCGGCAAGCCGTGGCCCGATGGGCAACCCGGCTGCGAACCCGGCAACGTCGTCATCATGTCCGCCGAGGACGGCGTCGCCGACAGCCTCCGTGGCCGCTGCGATGCCGCCGGCGCCGACCTCGCCCGCATCGTCACCATGCCCGGCATGACCGACACCGACCCGGTCACCGGCGAGGAAACCGAAGACCTCCCCGTACTGCCCGACGACATCGACCACATCCGCGAAACCTTGCTCGCCGAGCAGGCCACGCTGCTGGTCATCGACCCATTGATGAACCACCTCGCCAGCACCATCAACTCCAACAACGACCAGCAAGTCCGCCGCGCCCTCACCCCACTTGTCCGCGCCGCCGAAGCCACCGGCACCGCGGTCATCATCGTCCGCCACCACAACAAGGGCGACAGCGACAAAGCGATGTACCGCGGCGGCGGCTCCATCGGCATCATCGGCCTGGCCCGCCTCGGCTACACCGTCGCCCGCCACCCCGACGACCCCGCCAACCCACACCGCGCCGTCGTCGCCGGCATCAAAGCCAACATCGCACCGATGCCGGCCAGCCTCGCCTACCACCTCGTCGGCGACCAGACCCACGAGTGCGCCCGCATCGAATGGGAAGGCCCCGTCGACTACACCGCCAACGACCTCCTCCGCGCACCCACCACGCCGGCCTCGCGAGACAAGACCACCCAGTGGCTCCTGGACTACCTCGACGACCACGACGGACACGCCCCATTCGAGGAGATCCTCGACGCCGCCAAGACCGCCGGCATCTCCGAACGCGCACTACGCCGCGCCCGCGACCGCGGCAAAGTCACCTCCGGGCGATCAGGATTCCCCGCCCGCGCCGTCTGGTACGCACCCGGCGTCACCGACACCACCACCGACGACGACCCCAGTTCGGCCACCCACCTGACACTGGCCGAACAGGCCGAACTGAACCCCCAGAACACCCAGTTCGGCCACCCACCTGACCCCTGA
- a CDS encoding helix-turn-helix domain-containing protein — MTVDEFCTELGIARSTFYDWRAAKKIPPVIKLPNGQLRIRRSAYEAWLAGLEDVA; from the coding sequence ATGACCGTTGACGAGTTCTGCACGGAACTCGGCATCGCCCGATCCACCTTCTACGACTGGCGCGCCGCCAAGAAGATCCCGCCAGTCATCAAACTGCCCAACGGACAGCTTCGCATCCGCCGCTCCGCGTACGAGGCGTGGCTCGCCGGGCTGGAGGACGTAGCGTGA